The following proteins are encoded in a genomic region of Novosphingobium sp. PP1Y:
- a CDS encoding MaoC family dehydratase: MSAPKIFERPTDLIGAEGTQLGPTEWLPIDQERVNGFADVTGDHQWIHVDVERARDGPFGSTIAHGYLTLSLVNMFLPQMIEVRRFAAGVNVGMDKTRFLSPVLVGSRIRGTGEIVRVEEVKGAIQSTVRVTIEIEGSDKPALVIDTISRYFPETE; this comes from the coding sequence ATGAGCGCGCCGAAGATATTCGAACGCCCGACCGACCTGATCGGCGCGGAAGGCACTCAGCTCGGCCCGACCGAATGGCTGCCGATCGATCAGGAGCGGGTGAACGGCTTTGCCGATGTCACCGGCGATCACCAGTGGATCCACGTCGACGTGGAGCGCGCCAGGGACGGGCCTTTCGGCTCTACGATCGCTCATGGCTACCTGACGCTGAGCCTCGTCAACATGTTCCTGCCGCAGATGATCGAGGTTCGCCGCTTTGCGGCCGGCGTGAACGTGGGCATGGACAAGACCCGCTTCCTCTCTCCTGTGCTTGTCGGCTCGCGCATTCGCGGCACGGGGGAGATCGTCAGGGTTGAGGAAGTGAAGGGTGCGATCCAGTCCACCGTGCGGGTCACGATCGAGATCGAGGGAAGCGACAAGCCGGCGCTCGTGATCGACACCATCAGCCGCTATTTTCCGGAGACAGAATAA
- a CDS encoding SDR family oxidoreductase: MGICEGRVAIVTGAGNGLGKAYALGLAAEGCRLVVNDLGVGTHGEDGETRGAAERVVDEIRAMGGEAVANTDDVAEWDAGKRMVEAALDNFGELHAVVNNAGFVRDRMFFTCSPEEWDAVIRVHLRGHFCTSRHAAEYWRGRSKAGKPVDGRIINTTSGAGLQGSVGQSAYSTAKGGIATLTLVQAAELARLGVTANALAPNARTRMTDTGAFDMDVKDGEFDVFAPENMAPLVSYLVSAQSKGVTGQVFELKGGEIFLSQGWTDSPSIDKGARFEPGELDPIVRKLLEDRAPAKPVYGAG, translated from the coding sequence ATGGGTATCTGCGAGGGTCGCGTCGCGATCGTCACCGGCGCTGGCAACGGGCTGGGCAAGGCCTATGCGCTGGGACTGGCGGCAGAAGGCTGCAGGCTGGTCGTCAATGATCTGGGCGTCGGTACGCATGGTGAGGACGGCGAGACCAGGGGCGCGGCCGAGCGCGTGGTTGACGAGATCCGCGCGATGGGCGGCGAGGCGGTCGCCAATACCGATGACGTGGCCGAATGGGATGCCGGCAAGCGCATGGTCGAGGCGGCGCTGGACAATTTCGGTGAGCTGCACGCGGTCGTCAACAATGCCGGCTTCGTGCGCGACCGCATGTTCTTCACTTGCAGCCCGGAAGAATGGGATGCGGTGATCCGCGTGCACTTGCGCGGTCATTTCTGCACTTCGCGCCACGCTGCCGAATACTGGCGCGGCCGGTCCAAGGCGGGCAAGCCCGTCGACGGACGCATCATCAACACCACCAGCGGGGCGGGCCTGCAGGGATCGGTCGGCCAGTCGGCCTACTCGACCGCGAAGGGCGGCATCGCGACCCTGACACTGGTTCAGGCGGCCGAGCTGGCGCGCCTTGGCGTGACCGCCAATGCTCTTGCCCCCAATGCCCGCACGCGCATGACCGATACCGGCGCTTTCGACATGGATGTGAAGGACGGCGAATTCGACGTCTTCGCACCCGAGAACATGGCGCCGCTTGTCTCCTACCTCGTCTCGGCGCAGTCGAAGGGGGTAACCGGGCAGGTCTTCGAACTGAAGGGCGGAGAGATCTTCCTTTCGCAGGGTTGGACCGACAGTCCTTCGATCGACAAGGGCGCGCGCTTCGAGCCGGGCGAACTCGATCCGATCGTGCGCAAGCTGCTCGAAGACCGCGCGCCGGCCAAGCCCGTCTACGGGGCAGGTTGA
- a CDS encoding SDR family oxidoreductase codes for MTVPVPSYPAPLGLLKGKTVVVTAAAGTGIGFSAAKRAAEEGARLLISDFHERRLGEAADRIADEVGCERPATWVCDVTSEAAVQGLRDGALAALGKVDVLINNAGLGGEVSVVDMTDEQWSRVLDVTLTSLFRMTRAFLPSMYAAKSGVMVNNASVLGWRAQRGQAHYAAAKAGVMAFTRCSALEAADHGVRINAVAPSLAMHPFLAKVTTEEALAELVKKEAYGRPAEVWEVANVMMFLASDLSSYMTGEIVPVSSQHA; via the coding sequence ATGACCGTTCCCGTTCCTTCCTATCCCGCGCCCCTCGGCCTGCTGAAGGGCAAGACCGTGGTGGTCACTGCCGCCGCCGGTACCGGCATCGGCTTTTCGGCTGCCAAGCGCGCCGCCGAAGAGGGCGCCAGACTGCTTATCAGCGACTTCCACGAGCGTCGTCTCGGCGAAGCGGCTGACCGCATCGCCGATGAAGTTGGCTGCGAACGTCCGGCTACCTGGGTGTGCGACGTCACCAGCGAAGCCGCGGTGCAGGGCCTGCGTGATGGCGCGCTTGCGGCGCTCGGCAAGGTTGACGTGCTCATCAACAATGCGGGCCTTGGCGGCGAAGTCAGTGTCGTCGACATGACCGACGAGCAGTGGAGCCGCGTGCTCGACGTCACACTTACCAGCCTGTTTCGCATGACCCGCGCCTTCCTGCCTTCGATGTATGCTGCCAAGTCCGGGGTCATGGTCAACAACGCGTCGGTTCTGGGCTGGCGCGCGCAGAGGGGGCAGGCCCATTATGCGGCGGCCAAGGCCGGCGTGATGGCATTTACGCGCTGCAGCGCCCTCGAGGCGGCCGATCACGGCGTGCGTATCAACGCCGTGGCGCCCAGCCTTGCGATGCACCCCTTCCTTGCCAAGGTGACGACCGAAGAGGCGCTGGCCGAACTGGTCAAGAAGGAAGCCTACGGACGCCCGGCCGAAGTCTGGGAAGTCGCCAACGTGATGATGTTTCTCGCCTCCGACCTGTCGAGCTACATGACCGGCGAGATCGTCCCGGTATCGAGCCAGCACGCATGA
- a CDS encoding steroid Delta-isomerase — MPDPAKMEAAVHEYVAAFAEGNPERVAALFAGDATVEDPVGTPPHVGREAIRAFYTQSMQTGAQLKLEGPVRVAADHAAFAFSVHLHWEGRDQRVDVIDTFRFNENNEVIEMRAYFGPQNMHGFA, encoded by the coding sequence ATGCCCGATCCCGCCAAGATGGAAGCCGCCGTCCACGAATACGTCGCCGCCTTCGCTGAAGGTAACCCGGAGCGCGTGGCCGCACTTTTTGCTGGGGATGCAACGGTCGAGGACCCTGTCGGCACCCCGCCTCACGTCGGACGCGAGGCGATCCGGGCATTCTATACGCAGTCGATGCAGACCGGCGCGCAGCTCAAGCTCGAAGGGCCGGTGCGCGTCGCTGCCGATCATGCGGCCTTTGCTTTCTCGGTTCACCTGCACTGGGAGGGCCGCGACCAGCGTGTCGATGTAATCGACACGTTCCGCTTCAATGAAAACAACGAAGTCATCGAGATGCGCGCCTACTTCGGGCCGCAGAACATGCACGGCTTCGCCTGA
- a CDS encoding acetyl-CoA C-acyltransferase yields MREAAIISTARTGVGKAYRGAFNDTEAPRMAAHVVNAAIERAGIDPARIDDVYMGCANQWNTQSYNIGRLAVHGSVLPDTTCGFALDRKCSSGLNALAFAARGIIAGEIDCALSGGTENVSLTLDKHYPSFRNRSEWVKEHDPYAYMAMIETAEIVADRYGVSREAQDRFAALSQSRAAAAQEAGRFDDEIAPITVTKALFDKEGNETGKEEVTLTKDEGIRAGTTFEKLQELKPVFRNGQVVKEGRHITAGNASQLSDGASAQVLMDHATAQKEGLPILGLYRGFQVAGCGADEMGIGPVFAIPKLLERAGLKVDDIGIWEINEAFASQAIYCQQQLGIDPEKLNVNGGGIAIGHPFGMTGSRLVGHALIEGKRRGVKYVVVSMCVAGGMGAAGLFEVV; encoded by the coding sequence ATGCGCGAAGCAGCAATCATTTCCACCGCCCGCACCGGTGTCGGCAAGGCCTATCGCGGTGCGTTCAACGACACCGAGGCGCCGCGCATGGCCGCCCACGTCGTCAACGCGGCGATAGAGCGCGCCGGGATCGATCCGGCCCGGATCGATGACGTATACATGGGCTGCGCGAACCAGTGGAACACGCAAAGCTACAACATCGGCCGTCTTGCCGTACATGGCTCGGTCCTGCCGGATACGACTTGCGGCTTTGCCCTGGACCGCAAGTGCTCCTCGGGCCTTAACGCGCTCGCCTTCGCGGCGCGCGGCATCATCGCGGGCGAGATCGACTGCGCGCTTTCGGGCGGTACCGAGAACGTTTCGCTCACGCTCGACAAGCACTATCCCAGCTTCCGCAACCGTTCGGAATGGGTGAAGGAGCACGATCCTTACGCATACATGGCGATGATCGAGACGGCCGAGATCGTTGCCGACCGCTATGGGGTGAGCCGCGAAGCGCAGGACCGCTTCGCCGCGCTCAGCCAGAGCCGCGCCGCCGCCGCGCAGGAAGCGGGCAGGTTCGATGACGAGATCGCGCCGATCACCGTCACCAAGGCGCTGTTCGACAAGGAAGGCAACGAGACCGGCAAGGAAGAGGTCACGCTGACGAAGGACGAAGGCATTCGTGCCGGGACGACCTTCGAGAAGCTTCAGGAGCTGAAGCCCGTTTTCAGGAACGGCCAGGTCGTCAAGGAGGGCAGGCACATCACCGCCGGCAACGCCAGCCAGCTTTCGGACGGTGCTTCCGCGCAGGTGCTCATGGACCATGCCACCGCGCAGAAGGAAGGCTTGCCGATCCTCGGTCTCTATCGCGGCTTTCAGGTTGCGGGTTGCGGCGCGGACGAGATGGGCATCGGGCCGGTCTTCGCGATTCCCAAGCTGCTCGAGCGCGCTGGATTGAAGGTCGACGACATCGGCATTTGGGAAATCAACGAGGCCTTCGCCAGCCAGGCGATCTATTGCCAGCAGCAGCTGGGCATCGATCCGGAAAAGCTCAACGTCAATGGTGGCGGCATCGCCATCGGCCATCCATTCGGCATGACAGGATCGCGACTCGTGGGCCATGCCCTGATCGAAGGCAAGCGGCGCGGCGTGAAGTACGTCGTCGTCTCGATGTGCGTGGCTGGCGGCATGGGCGCTGCCGGTCTGTTCGAAGTCGTCTGA
- a CDS encoding FadD3 family acyl-CoA ligase, which produces MTDAMGTWPATIPGAAKAAAERWPDVPGLIVGERTWTFAEVWADARAAASAMLASGIRNGDRIAIWAPNTREWILAALGAQAVGATIVPMNTRFKGAEAGDILRRARVKILFAPGDFLGTDYAALIAGEDLPDLQEVVRLDQAWDSFIARGKGTQDPAVDAELAKLTGEHICDIIFTSGTTGRPKGALTSHRQAVQIFGDWAVRVDLRAGDRYLIVNPFFHTFGYKAGWAVCFTRGATIVPMPVFEVAETVRQIEQNRISFLPGPPTIYQSLLQELDGGKPRDFSSLRVAVTGAAPVAPALVERMRSELGMSNIVNGYGMTECGAISMTCQGDDAETVANTCGKPLPGIEVRCVDDDGNDLSSGQPGELWIRGHAVMKGYLDDPLATREAIDADGWLHSGDIGTIDDRGYLKITDRKKDMFISGGFNVYPVEVENLLAAHPAINMAAVVGVPDERMGEVGRAFVVLRPGSAVTEDELLRWARSNMANYKAPRSIRIMPDLPRNAAGKVLKTELRD; this is translated from the coding sequence ATGACGGATGCGATGGGCACGTGGCCAGCCACCATTCCCGGAGCCGCGAAGGCGGCGGCCGAGAGATGGCCGGATGTGCCGGGCCTGATCGTCGGGGAGAGAACCTGGACTTTTGCCGAGGTCTGGGCCGACGCTCGGGCTGCCGCCTCGGCCATGTTGGCAAGTGGCATCAGGAACGGCGATCGAATCGCGATCTGGGCGCCCAACACGCGTGAGTGGATCCTCGCCGCACTCGGCGCGCAGGCCGTGGGCGCGACCATCGTGCCGATGAACACCCGCTTCAAGGGCGCCGAGGCGGGCGACATCCTGCGCCGCGCGCGGGTGAAGATCCTCTTCGCGCCTGGCGACTTTCTCGGGACGGACTATGCGGCCCTGATCGCAGGCGAGGACCTTCCCGATCTTCAGGAAGTGGTCCGGCTCGATCAGGCCTGGGACTCGTTCATCGCCCGCGGCAAGGGAACGCAGGACCCCGCCGTCGATGCCGAACTGGCCAAGCTGACCGGTGAGCACATCTGCGACATCATCTTCACCTCAGGCACGACCGGCAGGCCGAAGGGAGCGCTGACCTCCCATCGGCAGGCGGTCCAGATTTTCGGCGACTGGGCCGTTCGCGTCGACTTGCGCGCTGGTGATCGCTATCTGATCGTCAATCCATTCTTTCATACGTTCGGCTACAAGGCGGGCTGGGCCGTCTGCTTCACGCGCGGGGCCACCATCGTGCCGATGCCCGTATTCGAGGTTGCGGAAACGGTTCGGCAGATCGAGCAGAACCGCATCAGCTTCCTGCCCGGACCGCCGACCATCTATCAATCGCTGCTTCAGGAACTCGACGGCGGCAAGCCGCGCGATTTTTCCTCGCTTCGCGTCGCCGTCACCGGGGCGGCCCCGGTTGCGCCCGCGCTGGTTGAGCGGATGCGAAGTGAACTGGGCATGTCGAATATCGTCAATGGCTATGGCATGACCGAATGCGGCGCCATATCCATGACCTGCCAGGGCGACGATGCCGAGACCGTAGCCAACACCTGCGGCAAACCGCTTCCCGGCATCGAAGTGCGCTGCGTCGACGATGACGGGAACGACTTGTCGAGCGGACAACCCGGCGAACTCTGGATACGCGGCCATGCCGTCATGAAAGGCTATCTCGACGATCCGCTTGCCACCAGGGAAGCAATCGATGCAGATGGCTGGCTTCACAGCGGCGACATCGGCACCATCGACGATCGTGGTTACCTGAAGATCACCGACCGCAAGAAGGACATGTTCATCTCGGGCGGTTTCAACGTCTATCCGGTGGAAGTGGAAAACCTCCTTGCGGCCCATCCCGCGATCAACATGGCAGCCGTCGTCGGCGTGCCGGACGAACGCATGGGAGAAGTGGGACGCGCCTTTGTGGTCCTGCGTCCGGGCTCGGCCGTGACCGAGGACGAGCTTCTCCGGTGGGCGCGCTCGAACATGGCCAATTACAAGGCCCCGCGCAGCATTCGCATCATGCCTGATCTGCCGCGCAATGCCGCCGGCAAGGTGCTCAAGACCGAACTCAGGGACTGA
- a CDS encoding acyl-CoA dehydrogenase family protein, translating to MEFAFNEEQAMIAETVQAFFAENATSERTRAAMEADGIDRELWASFCMELGLSGIGIAEEDGGVGLGMVELAIVAEAAGSQVSAIPLLGLATAGQAIAAGGSAAQKEQWLGALVSGEAIAAAAHAPAIRAVGGRLSGTVPFVAHGGLADVLVLVGEDAAWLVATGDAGVTVTRHTTMDQTRPLATVTLDGAAGAALDFAGARDALHAAGWVCLAAEALGGAQATLERTVQYSTERMQFGRPIGSFQAYKHRLADMMVLIEQARSAVYWAACAVDEGAPEAQLALHCAKAFCADTYFECAGHMIQLHGGIGFTWEHDAHLFFKRATSIRSMMGDGDWHREQVARLTIGEAA from the coding sequence ATGGAATTCGCCTTCAACGAAGAGCAGGCGATGATCGCGGAGACGGTGCAGGCCTTCTTCGCCGAGAACGCCACGAGCGAGCGGACCCGTGCGGCGATGGAAGCCGATGGGATCGACCGCGAATTGTGGGCGTCGTTCTGCATGGAACTGGGGCTTTCCGGCATCGGCATCGCTGAGGAGGACGGCGGTGTCGGGCTGGGGATGGTGGAGCTTGCGATCGTGGCCGAAGCGGCTGGATCGCAAGTCTCTGCCATCCCGTTGCTTGGACTTGCTACCGCGGGGCAGGCGATTGCAGCAGGGGGAAGCGCTGCCCAGAAGGAGCAGTGGCTGGGCGCGCTCGTTTCCGGTGAGGCGATTGCGGCAGCGGCCCATGCGCCTGCAATCCGGGCTGTAGGTGGCAGGCTTTCCGGCACGGTTCCGTTCGTCGCGCATGGCGGGCTTGCCGATGTGCTCGTTCTGGTGGGCGAGGACGCCGCCTGGTTGGTAGCGACCGGGGACGCAGGCGTGACCGTCACGAGGCATACGACGATGGACCAGACGCGGCCGCTCGCGACCGTCACCCTCGACGGCGCGGCAGGAGCGGCGCTGGACTTTGCTGGCGCGCGCGACGCGCTGCATGCCGCCGGGTGGGTCTGCCTTGCCGCAGAGGCGCTGGGCGGCGCACAGGCGACGCTGGAGCGCACGGTGCAGTATTCGACCGAGCGCATGCAGTTCGGTCGACCGATCGGCTCGTTCCAGGCATACAAGCACCGTCTGGCGGATATGATGGTGCTGATCGAGCAAGCGCGTTCCGCCGTCTATTGGGCGGCCTGCGCGGTCGACGAAGGCGCCCCCGAGGCTCAGCTTGCCCTGCATTGCGCCAAGGCCTTTTGCGCCGACACCTATTTCGAATGCGCCGGGCACATGATCCAGCTCCACGGGGGCATCGGGTTCACCTGGGAGCATGACGCGCACCTGTTCTTCAAGCGCGCCACCTCGATCCGCTCGATGATGGGCGACGGGGACTGGCACCGCGAACAGGTTGCCCGTCTGACGATCGGAGAAGCCGCATGA
- a CDS encoding acyl-CoA dehydrogenase family protein — protein MKLGFSAEDETFRAEAAQWLQGQMAGEFKDIAGISNLVSKVERRKEWERQLAAHRWSCIGWPVEWGGRDATLAQQVIFAEEYARAGAPNRINHIGVELAGPTILAFGTQEQKVRYLPGIAAGTQIWCQGYSEPNAGSDLANVKTKARLEGDEWVVTGQKVWTSLAHFSDYIFVVARSEEGSKGPKGLSFLLMDMDQPGIEVRPIRQMNGEAEFNETFLDEARCPADATLGEPGKGWGVAMGLLAFERGVSTLAQQMQFRNELDAIVAAARTNGKAADPVTRQKIARAEIGLNLMRYGALRMLSNTDHATIDGAALTYKIQWATWRRDLGELAMEVLGQAGEIAGGEAYEWSLLPNMFLFSRSDTIYGGTNQIQRNLIAERGLGLPREPRGDK, from the coding sequence ATGAAGCTGGGATTTTCCGCCGAAGACGAGACCTTCCGCGCCGAGGCTGCGCAGTGGCTGCAAGGCCAGATGGCCGGCGAGTTCAAGGATATCGCCGGTATCTCCAACCTCGTTTCCAAGGTCGAGCGTCGCAAGGAGTGGGAGCGGCAGCTTGCCGCGCACAGGTGGTCGTGCATCGGTTGGCCCGTCGAATGGGGGGGGCGCGATGCCACCTTGGCGCAGCAGGTCATCTTCGCCGAAGAATATGCGCGCGCCGGTGCGCCCAACCGCATCAACCATATCGGCGTCGAGCTGGCCGGGCCCACGATCCTCGCCTTCGGGACGCAGGAGCAGAAGGTCCGCTACCTGCCCGGCATTGCCGCCGGCACGCAGATCTGGTGCCAGGGCTATTCGGAACCCAATGCCGGTTCGGACCTCGCCAATGTCAAGACCAAGGCGCGCCTCGAAGGCGACGAGTGGGTCGTGACCGGGCAGAAGGTGTGGACCAGCCTTGCCCACTTCTCGGACTATATCTTCGTCGTTGCCCGCAGCGAGGAAGGGTCGAAGGGGCCCAAGGGCTTGTCGTTCTTGCTGATGGACATGGACCAGCCCGGTATCGAAGTTCGCCCAATTCGCCAGATGAATGGCGAGGCCGAGTTCAACGAGACCTTCCTTGACGAGGCGCGGTGCCCGGCAGATGCCACGCTGGGTGAGCCCGGGAAAGGCTGGGGCGTGGCCATGGGCCTGCTCGCGTTCGAGCGCGGTGTCTCGACGCTGGCGCAGCAGATGCAGTTCCGCAACGAGCTTGACGCGATCGTCGCTGCGGCCAGAACTAACGGCAAGGCCGCGGATCCCGTTACCCGCCAGAAGATCGCCAGGGCTGAAATCGGGCTCAACCTCATGCGCTACGGCGCGCTGAGGATGCTCTCCAATACCGATCACGCCACCATCGACGGTGCAGCGCTGACCTACAAGATCCAGTGGGCGACCTGGCGACGCGACCTCGGCGAACTGGCGATGGAAGTGCTCGGGCAGGCCGGAGAGATCGCAGGCGGCGAGGCCTACGAGTGGTCGCTGCTGCCCAACATGTTTCTCTTCAGCCGCTCGGACACGATCTACGGCGGCACCAACCAGATCCAGCGCAACCTGATCGCGGAGCGCGGCCTTGGCCTTCCCCGCGAACCTCGAGGTGACAAATGA